One window of Hypanus sabinus isolate sHypSab1 chromosome 18, sHypSab1.hap1, whole genome shotgun sequence genomic DNA carries:
- the LOC132407599 gene encoding E3 ubiquitin-protein ligase RNF183-like produces the protein MLEGNGSECECAVCWNPYDNAFRTPKILECKHTFCLECLARMSLASVPEMDPGMSCPLCRHLTPLGAGQLVTGLRTNVEILSRMRLQPVHVYLDHGRLFYKGPGKASFLLRRPTVYTLSLDVERENGLPLRTQAAPALEDRLPQNIMWKCCQSPPCRTVMYIMIVMFGITIILVISLFWTKKILWDLG, from the coding sequence ATGCTGGAGGGGAACGGCTCTGAGTGCGAATGTGCCGTCTGCTGGAACCCTTACGACAACGCCTTCCGCACGCCCAAGATCCTGGAGTGCAAGCACACCTTCTGCCTGGAGTGCCTGGCCCGGATGAGCCTGGCATCGGTGCCCGAGATGGACCCGGGCATGTCCTGCCCCCTGTGCCGCCACCTGACGCCGCTGGGCGCCGGGCAGCTGGTGACGGGCCTTCGAACCAACGTGGAGATCCTCAGCCGCATGAGGCTGCAGCCGGTCCACGTCTACCTGGACCACGGGCGCCTGTTCTACAAGGGGCCCGGGAAAGCCAGCTTCCTGCTGCGCCGGCCCACCGTCTACACGCTGAGCCTGGACGTGGAGCGGGAGAACGGGCTCCCGCTGCGCACACAGGCGGCGCCGGCGCTGGAGGACCGGCTCCCGCAGAACATCATGTGGAAGTGCTGCCAGAGCCCACCCTGCAGAACCGTCATGTACATCATGATCGTCATGTTTGGGATTACAATCATTCTTGTCATCTCCCTGTTCTGGACCAAGAAAATACTGTGGGACCTGGGCTGA